From a region of the Williamsia phyllosphaerae genome:
- a CDS encoding phosphatidylserine decarboxylase: MIGSVGRLIAAVAAVAVALFATFAYWRLRFFFRDPERTPPSDPRVVVAPADGFITYVKRVDHGEIPFAVKKSRTIPLEEFGVAASAAGDGASGFLIGVYMSEYSVHRNRIPVAGTICFREHRSAAPFNRSMARMGANLLARQTPYDEGCDYLLSNERLTIGIEHECGAITTVTQIADLWVNRIVAHVGIGDEVGRGDQYGMIRFGSQCDVFVPDELVSAITVTPGQYVFAGKTPICVSPVSVEREPGAETMAVTAGTGAP, translated from the coding sequence GTGATCGGTTCCGTGGGCCGGCTGATCGCGGCCGTCGCGGCGGTCGCCGTCGCACTGTTCGCCACCTTCGCCTACTGGCGGTTGCGATTCTTCTTCCGCGACCCCGAACGCACTCCCCCGTCCGACCCGCGCGTGGTCGTCGCACCGGCTGACGGGTTCATCACGTACGTCAAACGGGTGGATCACGGCGAGATCCCGTTCGCGGTGAAGAAGTCCAGGACCATCCCGCTCGAGGAGTTCGGGGTGGCCGCCTCGGCAGCCGGCGACGGTGCGAGCGGCTTCCTGATCGGCGTCTACATGTCCGAGTACTCGGTGCACCGCAACCGGATCCCGGTGGCGGGGACCATCTGCTTCCGCGAACACCGCTCGGCCGCACCGTTCAACAGGTCGATGGCGCGGATGGGCGCGAATCTGCTCGCTCGCCAGACCCCCTACGACGAGGGGTGCGACTACCTGCTCAGCAACGAGCGCCTCACCATCGGCATCGAACACGAATGCGGTGCCATCACCACGGTCACCCAGATCGCCGATCTGTGGGTCAACCGCATCGTGGCGCACGTGGGGATCGGCGACGAGGTCGGTCGCGGCGACCAGTACGGCATGATCCGTTTCGGTTCCCAGTGCGATGTGTTCGTCCCCGACGAGTTGGTGTCGGCGATCACCGTCACGCCCGGCCAGTACGTCTTCGCGGGCAAGACCCCGATCTGCGTGTCGCCGGTGTCGGTGGAACGCGAGCCCGGCGCCGAGACGATGGCGGTCACGGCCGGGACGGGAGCACCGTGA
- a CDS encoding SDR family oxidoreductase, with product MGKLSSEESLRPLWPHADAIMSSECRGLRFNGKYADVVALSTGDPTALRPTIDPDTRRRVALMPEARRDTALVLGANGFLGAHLIGQLTRDPSITRVYAMIRPTADRTAAQRLQDTLDGYEISVNASKITFVEGNPTDRHFGLAKDVFFDLAENVGLIFNCASSTDYTSTYLDLRSDWFLSLLRALEFSITTTRKHLTYVGSIGAHLYQRPEDFRRHDGWWYSGYAQMKWVNAALLGWLADSDTYSITLCEAPYILGSTQRGLDPGRAYSFWRIVEVAKAVGAIWDGPGMNYVPVDVICEVMAHNATSTDPLSRLLPSNPEDYDHSLYAELLDLDLVSWDEFYVRVSDMAGEKFAQTVLGDNIDILMRKVHKPEAILPAGHDASWCDHRRLFELYFSNVALKDLAPAVASA from the coding sequence GTGGGCAAGCTGTCATCCGAAGAGTCACTGCGGCCCTTGTGGCCCCACGCCGACGCGATCATGTCGTCGGAGTGTCGCGGACTGAGGTTCAACGGCAAGTACGCCGACGTCGTCGCGCTCAGCACCGGTGACCCGACCGCGCTTCGCCCGACCATCGATCCGGACACCCGTCGCCGCGTCGCGCTGATGCCCGAGGCACGTCGCGACACCGCTCTGGTCCTCGGAGCCAACGGCTTTCTCGGCGCCCACCTCATCGGACAACTGACCCGGGACCCGTCGATCACCCGCGTGTACGCGATGATCCGACCCACCGCGGATCGCACCGCCGCGCAACGTCTGCAGGACACGCTGGACGGCTACGAGATCTCGGTCAACGCCTCGAAGATCACGTTCGTCGAGGGCAATCCGACCGACCGCCATTTCGGACTGGCCAAGGACGTCTTCTTCGACCTCGCCGAGAACGTCGGACTGATCTTCAACTGCGCCAGCTCGACCGACTACACCTCGACCTACCTTGATCTGCGCAGCGACTGGTTCCTGAGCCTGCTGCGCGCGCTCGAGTTCTCGATCACCACGACCCGCAAGCACCTGACCTACGTCGGCAGCATCGGTGCGCATCTGTACCAGCGGCCAGAGGACTTCCGGCGCCACGACGGCTGGTGGTATTCGGGCTACGCACAGATGAAGTGGGTCAACGCAGCACTTCTGGGCTGGCTGGCCGATTCCGACACCTACTCGATCACGCTCTGCGAGGCCCCGTACATCCTCGGCAGCACCCAGCGCGGACTCGATCCGGGTCGCGCATACAGCTTCTGGCGCATCGTCGAGGTCGCCAAGGCGGTCGGCGCGATCTGGGACGGCCCCGGCATGAACTACGTCCCGGTGGACGTGATCTGCGAGGTGATGGCGCACAACGCGACATCGACCGATCCACTGTCCCGACTGCTCCCCAGCAACCCCGAGGACTACGACCACAGCCTCTACGCCGAGCTACTCGACCTGGACCTCGTGTCCTGGGACGAGTTCTACGTCCGGGTCTCCGACATGGCCGGGGAGAAGTTCGCGCAGACCGTGCTCGGCGACAACATCGACATCCTCATGCGCAAGGTGCACAAGCCCGAGGCCATCCTGCCCGCCGGGCACGACGCCTCGTGGTGCGATCACCGTCGCCTGTTCGAGCTCTACTTCAGCAACGTGGCGCTGAAGGACCTGGCTCCCGCCGTCGCGTCGGCATGA
- the car gene encoding carboxylic acid reductase yields the protein MSIDTQDDQLARRIADLVRDDAQFAAARPDDAVTEAVNEPSLRLAQIMDILADGYADRPALGARAVDLVTDPTSGRTTTTLLPRFETITYRELWARVCSVAASLADGAVSPGDRVGVLGFTSVDYAVIDMATVLLGAVCVPLQTSAPLTQLQPIVDETEPTLIAASVDRLDDAVELTANGAAVGRLVVFDLLSEVDDHRDAVADARRRLSDGDHAVTVETLTDVIARGESTVSGPVPVVGEGDPLSLLIYTSGSTGRPKGAMYPESLVTNAWRRTTNMVGAQGTTGPSITLSFMPMSHVMGRHILFETLASGGTSYFAATSDLSTFLEDLALVRPTLLSFVPRIWEMIFTEHQSALSRRVNAGEDEATASEAVSADLRGNLLGGRYVAALTGSAPISAEMTAFVESLLGLHLVEGYGSTEAGMVFIDGAVRRPPVIDYKLVDVPDLGYFHTDRPNPRGELLVKSDTMFPGYFNRPDATADVFDEDGYYRTGDVVAETGPDQLVYLDRRNNVLKLSQGEFVTVSKVEAVFADSPVIGQIYIYGNSARAFLLAVVVPTDDALAQVDGDVDAVKPILGESLQRSAKAAGLQSYEIPRDFIVETTPFTLENGLLTGIRKLARPRLKEQYGEALERRYADLADGQTNELQALRREGNTAPVIESVSRAAAALLSASASDVQADAHFTDLGGDSLSAVTFANLLREIFDIEVPVGVIVNPAADLAAIADYIENERTSGATRPTFATVHGADATEVHAKDLTLDKFVDAETLAAAPTLPRPSEQVRTVLLTGATGFLGRFLALEWLERMDLVDGTLICIVRAKDDAAARARLDATFDSGDPQLLARYEKLAADYLQVVAGDKSEADLGLDAQTWQRIADTVDLIVDPAALVNHVLPYAQLFGPNALGTAELIRIALTSKLKQFAYVSTIGVGAGIEPTSAFVEAADIREISATRAVDESYANGYGTSKWAGEVLLREAHDLCGLPVAVFRCDMILADTQFVGQLNVPDMFTRLMLSLVATGVAPKSFYELDADGNRQRAHYDGLPVDFISEAISTLSVQLLDGFETYHVMNPYDDGIGQDEFVDWLVDAGYSIQRVDGYDEWLQRFETAVRALPAKQRSASLLPLLHNYQQPVPPLNGAMAPTDRFRAAVQDAKIGPDKDIPHITPQIIVKYATNLEVLGLL from the coding sequence ATGTCGATCGACACCCAGGACGACCAACTCGCCCGACGCATTGCCGACCTGGTCCGTGACGATGCGCAGTTCGCCGCGGCCCGTCCCGACGACGCCGTGACCGAGGCGGTCAACGAGCCGTCGCTGCGACTCGCCCAGATCATGGACATCCTCGCCGACGGCTACGCCGACCGGCCCGCCCTCGGTGCGCGCGCCGTGGACCTCGTCACCGACCCGACCTCGGGGCGGACCACCACCACGCTGCTGCCGCGTTTCGAGACCATCACCTACCGCGAGCTGTGGGCTCGTGTGTGTTCGGTCGCCGCGTCACTGGCCGACGGTGCGGTGTCGCCCGGCGACCGTGTCGGGGTGCTGGGGTTCACCAGCGTCGACTACGCGGTCATCGACATGGCGACCGTGCTGTTGGGCGCGGTGTGCGTGCCGCTGCAGACCAGTGCGCCACTGACCCAGCTGCAGCCCATCGTCGACGAGACCGAACCCACCCTGATCGCCGCGAGCGTCGACCGTCTCGATGACGCGGTCGAGCTCACCGCGAACGGTGCTGCGGTCGGTCGGCTGGTCGTGTTCGATCTGCTGTCCGAGGTCGACGATCATCGTGACGCGGTCGCCGATGCGCGGCGTCGTCTCTCCGACGGAGACCACGCGGTGACCGTGGAGACCCTCACCGATGTCATCGCACGCGGCGAGTCGACGGTGTCCGGTCCGGTTCCGGTTGTGGGCGAGGGCGATCCGCTGTCGCTGCTGATCTATACCTCCGGCAGCACCGGACGGCCGAAGGGTGCGATGTACCCGGAGAGCCTGGTCACCAACGCATGGCGTCGGACGACCAACATGGTCGGCGCGCAGGGCACCACCGGTCCGTCGATCACCTTGAGCTTCATGCCGATGAGCCATGTGATGGGGCGCCACATCCTGTTCGAGACGCTCGCGTCGGGCGGGACGAGCTACTTCGCGGCCACCAGCGACCTGTCGACCTTCCTCGAGGACCTCGCGCTGGTGCGGCCGACGCTGCTCAGCTTCGTGCCCCGGATCTGGGAGATGATCTTCACCGAGCACCAGAGCGCCCTGAGCCGTCGCGTGAACGCGGGGGAGGACGAGGCCACAGCGAGCGAGGCGGTCTCGGCGGACCTGCGCGGCAACCTTCTCGGTGGGCGATACGTTGCCGCGCTGACGGGTTCGGCGCCGATCTCCGCCGAGATGACTGCGTTCGTCGAGTCGCTGCTCGGGCTGCACCTGGTCGAAGGGTACGGATCCACCGAAGCCGGCATGGTTTTCATCGACGGCGCCGTCCGCCGTCCGCCGGTCATCGACTACAAGCTCGTCGACGTCCCCGACCTCGGGTACTTCCACACCGACCGTCCCAATCCGCGTGGCGAGCTGCTCGTCAAGTCCGACACCATGTTCCCCGGCTACTTCAACCGTCCCGACGCAACGGCCGACGTCTTCGACGAGGACGGCTACTACCGAACCGGTGACGTGGTCGCAGAGACCGGGCCCGATCAGTTGGTCTACCTCGATCGCCGCAACAACGTCCTCAAGCTGTCCCAGGGCGAGTTCGTCACGGTGTCGAAGGTGGAGGCGGTCTTCGCCGACAGCCCGGTCATCGGCCAGATCTACATCTACGGCAACTCCGCGCGTGCGTTCCTGCTGGCTGTCGTCGTGCCGACGGACGACGCCCTGGCCCAGGTCGACGGCGATGTCGACGCGGTCAAGCCGATCCTCGGTGAGTCGCTGCAGCGTTCGGCCAAGGCCGCGGGGCTCCAGTCCTACGAGATCCCCCGCGACTTCATCGTCGAGACAACACCTTTCACTCTGGAGAACGGACTGCTGACCGGGATCCGCAAGTTGGCCCGGCCGCGGTTGAAGGAGCAGTACGGCGAGGCGCTCGAACGGCGCTACGCCGATCTCGCCGACGGCCAGACCAACGAGCTGCAGGCTCTGCGCCGGGAGGGCAACACCGCGCCGGTCATCGAGTCCGTGAGCCGCGCGGCCGCAGCGCTGCTCAGCGCCTCGGCGTCGGACGTGCAGGCCGACGCGCACTTCACCGACCTCGGTGGTGACTCGCTGTCGGCGGTCACCTTCGCCAACCTCCTGCGTGAGATCTTCGACATCGAGGTCCCGGTCGGCGTCATCGTCAACCCGGCCGCCGATCTCGCGGCCATCGCGGACTACATCGAGAACGAGCGGACCTCGGGCGCGACCCGCCCCACGTTCGCGACGGTGCACGGTGCCGACGCCACCGAGGTCCACGCGAAGGACCTGACGCTCGACAAGTTCGTCGACGCCGAGACCCTCGCGGCGGCACCGACGTTGCCACGCCCCAGCGAGCAGGTCCGTACCGTCCTGCTCACCGGCGCGACGGGCTTCCTCGGGCGGTTCCTCGCCTTGGAATGGCTCGAGCGGATGGACCTCGTCGACGGCACACTGATCTGCATCGTGCGCGCCAAGGACGATGCGGCGGCACGTGCTCGGCTCGACGCGACCTTCGACAGCGGCGACCCGCAGTTGTTGGCGCGCTACGAGAAGCTGGCCGCCGACTACCTCCAGGTCGTCGCCGGTGACAAGAGCGAGGCCGACCTCGGCCTCGACGCGCAGACGTGGCAGCGCATCGCCGACACCGTCGACCTGATCGTCGACCCGGCCGCGTTGGTCAACCACGTCCTGCCGTACGCGCAGCTGTTCGGCCCCAACGCCCTGGGCACGGCCGAGCTGATCCGTATCGCACTGACCAGCAAGCTCAAGCAGTTCGCCTACGTCTCGACCATCGGTGTCGGGGCCGGGATCGAGCCGACGTCGGCGTTCGTCGAGGCCGCCGACATCCGCGAGATCAGCGCGACCCGCGCGGTCGACGAGAGCTACGCCAACGGATACGGCACGAGCAAGTGGGCCGGCGAGGTGTTGCTGCGGGAGGCCCACGACCTGTGCGGTCTGCCGGTGGCGGTGTTCCGGTGCGACATGATCCTGGCCGACACCCAGTTCGTCGGTCAGCTCAACGTGCCGGACATGTTCACCCGGTTGATGCTGAGCCTGGTGGCCACCGGCGTCGCGCCGAAGTCGTTCTACGAACTCGACGCCGACGGCAATCGTCAACGCGCACACTACGACGGGCTGCCGGTCGACTTCATCTCCGAGGCGATCTCGACCCTGTCGGTCCAGCTGCTCGACGGGTTCGAGACGTACCACGTGATGAACCCGTACGACGACGGGATCGGTCAGGACGAGTTCGTCGACTGGCTGGTCGACGCGGGCTACTCGATCCAGCGGGTCGACGGGTACGACGAGTGGCTCCAGCGGTTCGAGACCGCGGTCCGTGCGCTGCCGGCCAAGCAGCGATCCGCGTCGCTGCTGCCGTTGCTGCACAACTATCAGCAGCCGGTACCGCCGCTGAACGGGGCGATGGCACCGACCGATCGGTTCCGTGCGGCGGTGCAGGACGCGAAGATCGGTCCCGACAAGGACATCCCGCACATCACGCCGCAGATCATCGTCAAGTACGCCACCAACCTCGAGGTGCTCGGACTGCTCTGA